The Thermothelomyces thermophilus ATCC 42464 chromosome 6, complete sequence DNA segment AGACCCATTCTGCCGGGCGAGTCTTTCGTCTACCGCTTCAAGGCCTCTCCCCCCGGAACGCACTGGTACCATTCTCACGAACGCATGTCGCTCGAGGATGGTCTTTACGGGGCAATTTTTGTCAGGTTCGTCTGCCTGCCGGTAGTAATACCCTCTGCAGCAAACTGTTAGTGCTGACGGATCGATCCATCCCTCTCAGGCCAAAGCAAAATCTCAAGGGACTGTGGTCCCAAATCAGCAATGACACCAAGGACATCAAGGCTATGGAGAAGGCCGCACGCAATCCAAAGCTCATGGTCCTGTCAGAGTGGACAAGCTTCACTTCTGAGGCATGGTGGAAAGCCGTCCAGGAATCGGGCCTGTTAATCTTGTGAGTTTGATCCCTGCCCTATTACCGCTAGCGGCCTTCTCAGATCGCCACAGCAACAGTCGTCGACTGACGCGGGGAAAAACCCTCCTCACAGCTGCGTCGATAGCATCCTGTTGAACGGCCAGGGAGAGGCCTACTGCCCGCCTCACGAATTCCTCATCAACCAGACAAATCCCGGCCCCAAGATGACCAGTTTTCCCGACCAGAACGTCACCGACAAAGGGTAAGGTGGCCCAAGTTTGCTTGAACTTAAAAAGCATTGGGCGCACTAAACTGATCAATGTTGTTACAGCTGCTTCCCCTTAACAGCGCCGGGAATCCAGGGACCATGGGTACATAACTCGAGCGACATCACCAAGGTTCCCAACCATCTCCAATGGGGATGCATCCCGTCGAGCGGAAGCAACTACACGCTCGAGGTTGATCCCGCCGACGGGTGGGTCAGCCTGAATTTCATCGCGACGCAGTCCAATAAGCAAGTCGATTTCTCCATCGACGAGCACACAATGTGGCTCTACGAGGTTGACGGAGCCTACGTGGAGCCGCGAGAgttcgtcgccgccgccatcagCTCGGGCGAGCGCTTCTCCGTCATGGTGAAGCTCGACAAGACCCCCGCCCGCTACACCATCCGCCTGCCCGACTCGGGCGCGACCCAGGTCCTCTCGGGCTTCGCCGAGATGGTGTACAAGGGCGCCGAGCACAGCACCAGGCAGTCGATCCCGTACGTTACCTACGGCGGCATGAGCGCGCTCCCCATCACCGACACCATGAGCTACACCCCGTACGACCTCTCATCCGACACGATGACGCCGTGGCCGCCGGTCGCGCCGGCACCGGTGGCGGACGAGGAGTTCCTCCTGGTGATGGGTCGCGCGGGGTCCACGATCAAGTACACCATGAACGCCAAATACCTCTACCCTCCCGACTTCAAGGCGGACCGGCCCATGCTCTTCTACCCGAACGACACGCTGGGGACGGAGGACGAGAACCTGGTGATCCGGACCAAGAACGGGTCCTGGGTCGACCTGATCCTGCAGGTCGCCTCGCTGCCCGGCGACGAGATGGCCTTCCAGCACGTCATGCACAAGCACGGCAGCAAGACGTGGAGGATCGGCAGCGGCGTGGGGCCGTGGAAGTACAGCAGCGTGGCCGAGGCGATCGACGCGGAGCCCGAGAGCTTCAACCTGGTCAACCCGGGATACCGGGACACCTGGATGACCGTCTTTGCCACCGAGCCGACGGGCGGATACTGGACCGTCTACCGCTACCAGGTGACCGATCCGGGCCCGTGGTTGTTCCACTGCCACTTTGAGCTGCACATGATGGGAGGCATGTCCATGGCCATCCTGGACGGCGTTGACGCGTGGCCCGAGGTGCCGCCCGAGTACCGATTGACCAAGCCGTCTTCTAACAACCCGTGGAAGAACATCTTGGAGTGGCTCCGCGACTTGCTCGACCGTCTTAAAGGAGGCCGCCATTCCAAGGCCTGACCGTATCcagggaaagggggggaatTATTTTTTTGTAGCATTAACTAATTTGGGAAGAGCGTGCGTCCGGCTGCGTAGGACACAACGGGCACTGCCATGGGGTGTAGAAAGAAATTCTTTTGTTCTTGTTGCCGATGAGAAAGGAAAGAGGGAACGAGAATCAGGAGACTAACACTCTTTCTTGTGTTCGGACGCCAATGTTACCTCCCTCAGGTAGATAGATAATCCGATCCGTGTTTTCCCCTCCTACTGCCAAAGCAATTGCCGCATACTTGAACGGTGCATATCTTACTTGGTTACACGGAAAGGTAATAGTAGTATGCGATGCTACCGTCAGCCCTGAAATGGGCTGGCTGCTTTCAATTTTGTCAGATGTCACGGCCGGTGTGTGTTTATCGGAAGTCACGTGGCAGTTCGAGGCGCGCCCGCCGGTGAATGCCCTCGGGGCCGAAAACCCCTGTGTGACGAAGCTTAACCTTATTTGGCTCAGTCAAAAGTCAAAGCACAACTATGCACTTTTGGGTTAGTCTCTCTGTACACAGTAGACCGCTTCTCTGCAAGTGCACTACTTGATACACAGTCCACCAGAGTTCAGTCAGGCGGGCAATAATGGCAGGAGCGGCTAAGATTTTGACAGTTCAGCTTGGAGAGCGGATGTGGAAACGATCTTCGTGTGGAAGGAAGAGAGGCCCAACTGGGCGAACCCTGCAAGAGGATCTGCGTTGGCTGCAGCCAGCCTCAATTGTGGGGGCAGGGATCACGAGATATATGTAACTGAAAACATATTAGGTAATACCTAAGCAATGAGAACGAAGCCTGCATGATACTTTGAAATTGTTACTTTTTGAATTTGTTACTCTGACTTCTCTGTGAACGCCATCCACAATCTTCAAATATCAAATTTCTCAGCCTCCATAACGGAATAGAAACATTCGTAGTTAATTCTCATCCACACGTCTTGTGTTCAATATATCTCACATACTAAGGTACCCATGGTCAATCGATTTTTGTATTCTTCAACCCGTTGaggtgtttttttttttgagttCTCCAACACACCTCCGACGGGAAAGGTTACGTGGTACAGGGTACAGAGGAGGGTGATGAATTTTTCCCAAGACAACCACTTCCTTTTTCCCTTTCAGATATCTTCAAGGACTAGTTAGGAGAAATGGAATGCCTCGGCTCTTTGAAAGTTGAAGCTTCCAGCATGAGCTCTTAAAGCACATACGGAATCAGGGTGAAGCGGGTCTTCTTCTTGTAATCGGCCCACATTTGCCCGTACTAACAAAAAAGACAAAGTCAACATCATGATACTGGTTGTAAAATTTGCAAGGGGTTAGTTTGATTAATAAGTGCTTGTTACGTACTCGCTTCGAACAGTATTCGTCCAGCGCCGGGACAGCGCGGTTCGAAAAGTCCCAGGTAAAGAAGGTGGCGATGAGCAGGCCGGCCGTGATGCCGCTCGTGGCCACGGCGAGGCCGGCCCGCCAGATGGTGAAGGCGGCATAGTTGGGGTGGCGGACGACGGCGAAGAGGCCGCCGGTGTACGGCTTGCCCTTGTTTCTCTTGTCCGTCTTGAAGCGCTTGCGGTCGATCTCGCAGGCGCACTCGAGGCCGATgccgaggacgaagagggaGAAGCCGGCCAGCAGATAGGGGTTCGACAGCGTCTCGCCGGACGGGTGCGAGGTGGCCGAGGTGGCGGCgcagaggaagaggaagttGTTGAGCGTGTCGAAGAAGATGTTGTCGAGGCCCACGATGATGGCGCCCGGCAGGGTCcaggcctcctcggcgacgCGCAGGACGAACCAGAAGTGCTTGGCGGCGGCCAGGACGTTCATCAGGAGCAGGACCAGTCGGAAGCCCGAGAGGCCGAGGTCGTCGATGAGTCCGACGCCCGtctcggccgccgcggcggtcgGAATGACGGCGCCCCGGAGCAGGCGGATGACATATGAGCCGTAGCCCTGGGAGAGGACCAGGTACTGCCAGCAGCAGTCGACCGCTCTCAGGCCAAGGTACAGCGACGTGTTGAAAGGCGAGGACGACTTGTTGCCTCGCGGCACAAAGTCCTTGCTCTTGAGGTCGGCTTTGGTGAC contains these protein-coding regions:
- a CDS encoding multicopper oxidase, coding for MARTSLWLLLCACLSQVSWAATVRKSLRLTWGEGAPNGRSREMIFINGQFPGPNLIFDEDDDVEITVHNDMPRNATVHWHGIAQTGTPWSDGVIGLSQRPILPGESFVYRFKASPPGTHWYHSHERMSLEDGLYGAIFVRPKQNLKGLWSQISNDTKDIKAMEKAARNPKLMVLSEWTSFTSEAWWKAVQESGLLIFCVDSILLNGQGEAYCPPHEFLINQTNPGPKMTSFPDQNVTDKGCFPLTAPGIQGPWVHNSSDITKVPNHLQWGCIPSSGSNYTLEVDPADGWVSLNFIATQSNKQVDFSIDEHTMWLYEVDGAYVEPREFVAAAISSGERFSVMVKLDKTPARYTIRLPDSGATQVLSGFAEMVYKGAEHSTRQSIPYVTYGGMSALPITDTMSYTPYDLSSDTMTPWPPVAPAPVADEEFLLVMGRAGSTIKYTMNAKYLYPPDFKADRPMLFYPNDTLGTEDENLVIRTKNGSWVDLILQVASLPGDEMAFQHVMHKHGSKTWRIGSGVGPWKYSSVAEAIDAEPESFNLVNPGYRDTWMTVFATEPTGGYWTVYRYQVTDPGPWLFHCHFELHMMGGMSMAILDGVDAWPEVPPEYRLTKPSSNNPWKNILEWLRDLLDRLKGGRHSKA
- a CDS encoding ERG4/ERG24 ergosterol biosynthesis-like protein translates to MSETKTMSEEVKEVTVTKADLKSKDFVPRGNKSSSPFNTSLYLGLRAVDCCWQYLVLSQGYGSYVIRLLRGAVIPTAAAAETGVGLIDDLGLSGFRLVLLLMNVLAAAKHFWFVLRVAEEAWTLPGAIIVGLDNIFFDTLNNFLFLCAATSATSHPSGETLSNPYLLAGFSLFVLGIGLECACEIDRKRFKTDKRNKGKPYTGGLFAVVRHPNYAAFTIWRAGLAVATSGITAGLLIATFFTWDFSNRAVPALDEYCSKRYGQMWADYKKKTRFTLIPYVL